Below is a genomic region from Mycolicibacterium neworleansense.
ATGGACATCTTTTCCGACATTCTCTCGGTGAACGGCAAGCAGGTCGGATACGACGGCGGCGCGTGCTTTTTCACCAATGTGACACCGGAAAAGCCGATGACCTATTGCGAACTGACCATTCAGCTCGATGAAGGTCAGATTTTCGCGCGCAGCCTGACCCCGCACACCCTTGCGCCGTTCACCATGGCGATTACCGGCGGAACCGGCGAGTACGCCGACGCGAGGGGCGAGCTGACCGTATCCGGTGTCGCGACCCCCGATGAAAAGTACGAATTGAAACTGACGAAATGACAACGGCGCGCGCGACGTTCGGTCGGCGGAACTTCTTGATCGGTGGCGGGCTGGCGATCGCCGCCGTGTCGGTGGGATGCTCCGGAAAACAGCCGGAGGGCCTGGACGGGCTCCGCTCGGCGGTGCGTGGCCGTGTCCTGTTGAGCGGCGACCCGGGCTTCGACGCCGCCCGGGCGCCGTGGAACCTGGCGGTCGACCAGTCGGTACGCGCCGTGGTGGACGTTGCCGACACCGACGACGCGGCGGCCCTGATCCGCTTCGCGCGCAATGCCGGTGTGCCGATTGCCGTGCAGCCCAACGGACACGGCGCCTCGAACGAGATGGATGGCACGATCCTGGTCCGGACCGCGGCGCTGAACGAGACCCGAGTTGACCCGTCGACCGGCACCGCGCGGGTCGGAGCAGGCGTCTCATGGGCTGACGTCCAGGCCCTCGCCAGCCCGGCGGGGCTGACCGGGGTCGCGGGCAGCGCGCCGATCGTGGGCGTCACCGGGTACCTTCTCGGCGGCGGCCTGAGCTGGTTCAGCCGCAAGTATGGCTGGGCAGCGGACAGCGTCACCGCATTCGAGGCCATCACCGCCGACGGCGACCGCGTGACCGCGACGGCCACCAGCGAGACCGACCTGTTCTGGGCCCTGCGCGGCGGTGGCGGTGACTACGCATTCGTCACCTCGGTCGAATTCGCCCTGAAACCGGCGCCGACCCTGTACG
It encodes:
- a CDS encoding allene oxide cyclase barrel-like domain-containing protein, with protein sequence MTGRTKATIIGSVAVIGVAAAAIGTWLVIDAPDSQAKPEPITLTLEVKNDHVAKHDFGKPGMDVGDMDIFSDILSVNGKQVGYDGGACFFTNVTPEKPMTYCELTIQLDEGQIFARSLTPHTLAPFTMAITGGTGEYADARGELTVSGVATPDEKYELKLTK
- a CDS encoding FAD-binding oxidoreductase; translated protein: MTTARATFGRRNFLIGGGLAIAAVSVGCSGKQPEGLDGLRSAVRGRVLLSGDPGFDAARAPWNLAVDQSVRAVVDVADTDDAAALIRFARNAGVPIAVQPNGHGASNEMDGTILVRTAALNETRVDPSTGTARVGAGVSWADVQALASPAGLTGVAGSAPIVGVTGYLLGGGLSWFSRKYGWAADSVTAFEAITADGDRVTATATSETDLFWALRGGGGDYAFVTSVEFALKPAPTLYGGTMTWPADRAAAVISAFREVTATAPEELTAWCSFTRFPGAPALVRIDTTYLGKAEAATALLQPFARIDGMLSDTRRILPVSELGRITDEPTKPAPSRQVATLVNGLTDQFIEALLTQSIEPLITVQIRHLGGALQRSSGIPSGPVTAPYLVSFLGMQPDPGSEAALMARTNAFLDTLAAVNTAKVPFNFLAPQQNVADVFDAGTLARLRAVKRDRDPDGVFRSNRPIAQE